The DNA window CATTCCTTTTCTCCTGCTACAAGGTTGTGGACGAAACGTGGTGCGCAAGATGACTTGGGGACGGGATGCGAAATGGCCGAAGGGCAGCAGAGCCAGTGGAGAAGAATGGGGCGAAAAAAGCGCACAGAGAATTCTAGCACAGATATGTGGATTGCAAAATCGCGAGACGTGGTGCTGTTGGCCATAAAAAAGCCCCCGCCTCAAAGTGAGACAGGGGCTGTATATGCTTGGGGGCAGGCGTTAGCCGTGGCGCTGTAGTTCTTTTGCAGCAAGCTCGACGCCTTCTTTAAAGTCTTCGCGGACTTCACGGAGCTTTTGCGCAAGCTCGGTGTCGTGCAGGGCGAGAATCTGGGCCGCCATCCATGCGGCGTTACGTGCGCCTGCGCGGTCCAGTGCAACGGTACCGACTGGGAATCCCGGAGGCATCTGCACGGTTGCGAGCAGGGCGTCCATGCCGCCAAGGGCGGATGCAGTCACCGGAATGCCGATGACGGGGCGAATGGTTTTTGCGGCAACAGCACCAGCAAGGTGTGCGGCCATGCCAGCAGCGCAGATAAAAACCTGGCAGCCGCTGTCTTCCATTTCCTGAATCAGACGGGCTGTGCGCTCTGGTGTACGGTGTGCACTGGTCACCGTAAAGGTGTAGTCAATGCCAAGGTCATCAAGCACATCCGCGCATGGGCGGACGGTTTCTTCATCGGACAGGCTGCCCATGAAAATTGCAACGGTACTCATCTAGTTCTGCCTCCTCAGGCCCTTGTCACCAATGTCGTGACGGAAGTAGGACTTGTCAAAGTGGACTTTCTCCACTCCCTCATACGCACGTTTCCGGGCTTCGCCCAGGTCAGCACCGAGAGCAGTTACACCCAGAATACGGCCGCCAGAGCTGAGGATTTTTCCGTCCTCGGCTTTGGTGCCTGCATGGAAAACGGTCACGGTGTCGAGTGCGTTTGCTTCTTCGAGTCCGGTGATTTCCATGCCTTTGGGGTAGGCTCCGGGGTATCCTTCTGCTGCCATGACAACACAGCATGCAGTTTCTTCTTTCCAGCGAATGTCGAGTGCATCGAGTTTGCCATCAAGGCAGGCCTGCATAATTTCTGCGAGGTCTGTATCCAGACGGGACAAAAGTGGCTGGCACTCTGGATCGCCAAAGCGGACATTGTACTCCAAAACCTTGGGGCCTTCATCCGTAAACATCAGGCCAGCGTAAAGGACGCCAACAAAGGGGCGGCCATTGGCTGCCATGTCTTCGATGATGGGACGGATAACCAGCTCTGTGGTTTTTTCGTAATCAGATGGGGGGAGGATGGGTGCAGGTGAGTATGCGCCCATGCCGCCGGTGTTCGGGCCTGTGTCGCCTTCACCGATGGCTTTGTGGTCCTGGGAGGAGGGCATGCACACAATGTGTTCGCCATCGCTAAAGGCCAGGAAAGAGGCTTCTTCGCCAATAAGTGCGTCTTCGATGACGACGCGCTCGCCAGCAGCACCAAAGACCTGCTTGATCATCATTTGATCAATGGCTTCGAGGGCTTCTGCTGGTTCTTTTGCCACCACAACACCCTTGCCAGCAGCAAGGCCATCAGCCTTGACTACGCAGGGGTAATCGCGATGTTTCAGGTAAATTTTGGCAGCTTCGGGGTCATCAAAGACTTTGAAGTCTGCTGTGGGAACGCCTGCACGCTGCATGACTGTCTTTGCAAACGCCTTGGAGCCTTCAAGCTGGGCTGCATAGGCATTGGGTCCAAAACAGGGAATGTTTGCGGTGGCAAGGGCCTCGCTCAGGCCAAGCACCAGCGGGAGTTCTGGACCGATGACGACGAGGTCAATCTCGTTATCACGGGCAAAGGAGGTAAGGCGGGGAAGGTCGTCGTCTTTGATGTCGACGTTTTCGCCAAGAGATGCTGTTCCACCATTGCCAGGGGCAATAAACAGTTTTTCGACGAGTGGGCTATTGGAAAGTTTCCAGGCCAGCGCATGTTCGCGGCCGCCGGATCCAACGATGAGTATCCGCAAGGTGTCCTCCTTTTGGGCATTGGTAGTCGCTCTCTACCAAGAAGACGTACTTTGTCCCGAAACCGCGCTGCGAGGGAAACGGCCCGTCGCAACTGGATTCGGGCGTGAGATGGCTCCTCACTGCATAGCAGTGACGCGCGTTAAGTAGCCTACACCGACGCAGAAGGCAATCGCGGCAAGAGCTGAATCCGGGCCTGTGGTGCCTTTTTGATGTGCAAAAAAGAAGGGCGCAGGCCTCAAGATGCAAAGAAAAGAGCCTGTTTTGTGAACTCTGACATTTTTTTTTGAGGGGCAGTGTCTTTTTATAGTCTTTTTGAACCTGGGCCACGGCGTGGCGCAAGATAGTGTGCCAAAGCTGTAAAAAGAAGAATTGAACCGGAAAGGGCCGAGCACAGAAGCCAGAGTCGGCTTTCAAAGCTGGCGAGTACAAGGCCAATAACGATTCCAGAAACCAGAAGCGCCTGAAATCGTGTCCCAAGTGGGAAGGAACGGAAGTGAGGGACTCGAACAGGTGAAACGTGTTGCCTCATTCATTTCCTCCGGGCTGAAATGTGTGATGTTCTGGGATTTCGTGGGGCTGGCTTTCTCTGTTTTTTGACTCATAGCGTAACATGTTGAAAGAACATGCCTTTTCATAGAGCAAAATTTGAGAGCAGCGCAGAACACCCACTTCGGCGACAACAATACACCACGGGGAGCATGAGGAAAAGCCGGGAGAGCTTTTTTTTAGGCAGAACTTTTTTTTCGCACAGGAACACCAATAAACTGGGCAAGATCCTCGGCGATCGGTGGCGGCGGAAGCGTTATGCTGCAAAAGCTGGCTATGGGGCGCAATTCGCCTTTGATCTGCGCATAAAGTCCGTAATAGGGAGGGGAATACTCATAGACAATGGCCTGAACATCGGTGAGCAGGCATTTGGCCTGCCGTCCACAGCAGCTTGGGACGATGCGCTGGGACAGGCAGAGGCTGTTACGGTTTTTGTCACAGCGGAGCACTGTAAGGGTGAGACCTCGGACAAGACAATAGAGAGAGGCGAGGAAAGGGAGAAGCAGGCTTGCTCGAAAAACAGGGTGCGTTTCAACGTCGATCTGTGCTGGAGCAAAGAGCGTGACGACTCCCAAAATGGACGCAAAGAGCAGCATGCTTACCGGGCGCTCCATGAGCATAAACTCGTGCTCTGTCTGCTGATACGAAATCGGCGGAGAGGGCGGCATCGGAGGGGTAAACACGGTTTTCTCCTTTTTCTGGACCATAGGTCTCTCCAAAGGTGGAAAAGGTGAATCTATAATTTATCTGAGGCGACCTCTCTTGTGTATACTCTGTGTTTGGCGTGTGTGCAAACATGGAATTGTTTGTTTTGCAAAGGAGTTATTGCCTGAGGCGAGGGTCGAGCAAGTCTCGCAGGGCTTCCCCGGCCAGATTGTAACCAAGAACTGTGAGCAGAATGGCGAATCCGGGATAAAAAGAAATCCACGGTGCAAAGCGCAACACGTCCTTGCCTTCCATGAGGATATTTCCCCAGCTTGGCATGGGCGGCTGAACGCCAAGACCAAGAAAAGACAGAGAGGATTCTGTGAGGATGGCTCCGGCGACGCCAAGGGTAGCCGAGACCAGAACAGGGGCAAGAGTGTTGGGCAGGATATGCGTAAAGATGATGCGCACCGGGCCTGCTCCTGCGGCGCGTGCTGCCAGCACATAGTCGCGCTTTCGCAGGGCGAGAGCCTCAGCCCGGACCAGTCGGGCGACGCCCATCCATGAGGTCAGGCCGATAACGATCATGATATTGACGAGGCTCGGTTCCAGAAAGGCGATAACCGCAAGGATCAGAAAGAAGGACGGGAAGCAGAGCATGACGTCCACGCCGCGCATGATGACTTCGTCTGTGAGTCCGCCAAAGTAGCCAGCAACGAGGCCAAGGACAAGGCCGATGCTTACGGAGAGGCCGACAGCAACAAATCCGACCCAGAGTGAGACTCTGCCACCATAGAGCATGCGGGACAGGATGTCGCGGCCAAGGGCGTCTGTCCCAAGGAGATGGACCGTAGAGGGGGGCTGGAGGATGTTGTTGACGTCAATAGCTGTGGGGTCAAAAGGCGCGATGAGCGGGGCAAGGATTGCCCCCAGTGACATGACAAGAACAATGCTCAGTCCGATGCTGAGCATGCCGTAGCGGTTCCAGAAGTGGGAAAAAGAGCGTGCGTTTGTCATTATCGGGAGTTCCTTGTTGCGCGGATTCTGGGGTCAGCAAGGCCATAGGCTATGTCGGCAAGCAGATTGCCTGCGAGTGTGAGCAGGGCACCAAGTACGAGGTTGCCCATGATGAGCGGGTAGTCTCGGGCCATGACGCCTTGGTAAAAAAGCTGTCCGAGTCCGGGCAGGGCAAAGATGGATTCGATGATAACGCTTCCGCCAATGAGACCGGGTACGGAAAGTCCCAGAATGGTGATGACCGGGAGCAGGGCGTTTCTGAGGGCGTGCTTGAACACGACGGTGTGCAGGGGGAGACCCTTTGCCCGTGCTGTCAGAATGTAGTC is part of the Desulfobaculum bizertense DSM 18034 genome and encodes:
- the purE gene encoding 5-(carboxyamino)imidazole ribonucleotide mutase, with the translated sequence MSTVAIFMGSLSDEETVRPCADVLDDLGIDYTFTVTSAHRTPERTARLIQEMEDSGCQVFICAAGMAAHLAGAVAAKTIRPVIGIPVTASALGGMDALLATVQMPPGFPVGTVALDRAGARNAAWMAAQILALHDTELAQKLREVREDFKEGVELAAKELQRHG
- the purD gene encoding phosphoribosylamine--glycine ligase, encoding MRILIVGSGGREHALAWKLSNSPLVEKLFIAPGNGGTASLGENVDIKDDDLPRLTSFARDNEIDLVVIGPELPLVLGLSEALATANIPCFGPNAYAAQLEGSKAFAKTVMQRAGVPTADFKVFDDPEAAKIYLKHRDYPCVVKADGLAAGKGVVVAKEPAEALEAIDQMMIKQVFGAAGERVVIEDALIGEEASFLAFSDGEHIVCMPSSQDHKAIGEGDTGPNTGGMGAYSPAPILPPSDYEKTTELVIRPIIEDMAANGRPFVGVLYAGLMFTDEGPKVLEYNVRFGDPECQPLLSRLDTDLAEIMQACLDGKLDALDIRWKEETACCVVMAAEGYPGAYPKGMEITGLEEANALDTVTVFHAGTKAEDGKILSSGGRILGVTALGADLGEARKRAYEGVEKVHFDKSYFRHDIGDKGLRRQN
- a CDS encoding ABC transporter permease, yielding MTNARSFSHFWNRYGMLSIGLSIVLVMSLGAILAPLIAPFDPTAIDVNNILQPPSTVHLLGTDALGRDILSRMLYGGRVSLWVGFVAVGLSVSIGLVLGLVAGYFGGLTDEVIMRGVDVMLCFPSFFLILAVIAFLEPSLVNIMIVIGLTSWMGVARLVRAEALALRKRDYVLAARAAGAGPVRIIFTHILPNTLAPVLVSATLGVAGAILTESSLSFLGLGVQPPMPSWGNILMEGKDVLRFAPWISFYPGFAILLTVLGYNLAGEALRDLLDPRLRQ